A single region of the Pseudomonas sp. VD-NE ins genome encodes:
- a CDS encoding transporter substrate-binding domain-containing protein, with amino-acid sequence MTKRYSALLAALFSSLLLSQIPAHADGLDDVVKRGTLKVAVPQDFPPFGSVGPDMKPRGLDIDTAKLLADQLKVKLELTPVNSTNRIPFLTTGKVDLVISSLGKNPEREKVIDFSRAYAPFYLAVFGPPDAAIASLDDLKGKTISVTRGAIEDIELSKVAPEGVTIKRFEDNNSTIAAYLAGQVDLIASGNVVMVAISEKNPKRVPALKVKLKDSPVYVGVNKNEAALLAKVNDILTTAKADGALEKNSQTWLKEPLPADL; translated from the coding sequence ATGACCAAGCGTTACAGCGCCCTCCTCGCCGCTCTGTTTTCCTCTCTGTTGCTCAGTCAGATCCCGGCTCACGCCGACGGTCTCGACGATGTGGTCAAACGCGGCACACTGAAAGTCGCTGTACCTCAGGACTTCCCGCCGTTCGGCTCGGTCGGCCCGGACATGAAACCGCGCGGCCTCGATATCGACACGGCAAAACTGCTGGCTGATCAACTCAAGGTCAAACTCGAACTGACCCCGGTCAACAGCACCAACCGCATCCCCTTCCTGACCACCGGCAAAGTCGATCTGGTGATCTCCAGCCTCGGCAAAAACCCTGAGCGCGAGAAAGTCATTGATTTCTCCCGCGCCTACGCACCGTTCTACCTCGCCGTTTTCGGCCCGCCAGACGCCGCCATCGCCAGCCTCGATGACCTCAAGGGCAAGACCATCAGCGTCACCCGTGGCGCCATTGAAGACATCGAACTGAGCAAAGTTGCCCCCGAAGGCGTGACCATCAAGCGCTTCGAGGACAACAACTCGACCATCGCCGCCTACCTCGCCGGCCAGGTCGACCTGATCGCCAGCGGCAATGTGGTGATGGTCGCGATCAGCGAAAAGAACCCGAAACGCGTGCCGGCGTTGAAAGTGAAGCTCAAGGATTCGCCGGTCTACGTCGGCGTGAACAAGAACGAAGCGGCGCTGCTGGCCAAGGTCAACGACATCCTGACCACCGCCAAGGCTGACGGCGCACTGGAAAAGAACTCGCAGACCTGGCTGAAAGAGCCGCTGCCGGCCGATCTCTGA
- the ppx gene encoding exopolyphosphatase — MPQSQAKNLSLIAAIDLGSNSFHMVVAKAQNGEIRILERLGEKVQLAAGIDDERKLNEESMQRGLDCLKRFAQLINGMPLGAVRIVGTNALREARNRLEFIHRAEEILGHPVEVISGREEARLIYLGVSHTLADTPGKRLVADIGGGSTEFIIGQRFEPLLRESLQMGCVSFTQRYFKDGKITPARYAQAYTAARLEIMSIEHALHRLTWDEAIGSSGTIRAIGLALKAGGHGTGEVNAEGLAWLKRRLFKLGDVDKIDFEGIKPDRRTIFPAGLAILEAIFDALELQRMDHCDGALREGVLYDLLGRHHHEDVRERTLTSLMERYHVDLEQAARVERKALHAFDQVAVDWELDDGIWRELLGWAAKVHEVGLDIAHYHYHKHGAYLIEHSDLAGFSREDQQMLALLVRGHRRNIPKDKFADFGDDGDKLIRLCVLLRFAILFHHIRGTQTMPQVVLHAKGNTLDVEFPENWLDENQLTQADFGLEADWLTRVGIVLNVH; from the coding sequence ATGCCGCAATCCCAAGCCAAGAATCTGTCCCTGATCGCCGCAATCGACCTGGGCTCGAACAGCTTTCACATGGTCGTGGCCAAGGCCCAGAACGGCGAAATCCGCATTCTCGAGCGACTCGGCGAGAAGGTTCAACTGGCTGCCGGCATCGACGATGAGCGCAAGCTCAACGAAGAATCGATGCAGCGTGGCCTCGATTGCCTCAAGCGTTTTGCCCAACTGATCAACGGTATGCCGCTGGGCGCCGTGCGCATCGTCGGCACCAACGCCCTGCGTGAAGCGCGCAACCGCCTCGAATTCATCCACCGCGCCGAAGAAATCCTCGGCCACCCGGTGGAAGTCATCTCCGGCCGTGAAGAAGCCCGACTGATTTATCTGGGCGTGTCGCACACCCTCGCCGACACCCCGGGCAAACGTCTGGTCGCCGACATCGGCGGCGGCAGTACCGAATTCATCATCGGCCAGCGCTTCGAGCCGCTGTTGCGCGAAAGCCTGCAAATGGGCTGCGTCAGCTTCACCCAGCGCTACTTCAAGGACGGCAAGATCACCCCGGCCCGCTACGCCCAGGCGTACACGGCGGCGCGGCTGGAGATCATGAGCATCGAACACGCCCTGCATCGCCTGACCTGGGATGAAGCCATCGGCTCCTCGGGCACCATCCGCGCCATCGGCCTGGCGCTGAAGGCCGGCGGCCATGGCACTGGCGAAGTGAATGCCGAAGGCCTGGCCTGGCTCAAGCGGCGCCTGTTCAAGCTTGGCGACGTCGACAAGATCGATTTTGAAGGCATCAAGCCGGATCGCCGGACCATTTTCCCGGCGGGCCTGGCGATTCTCGAAGCGATTTTCGACGCCCTCGAACTGCAACGCATGGACCACTGCGACGGCGCGCTGCGTGAAGGCGTGCTCTATGACTTGCTCGGTCGCCATCATCACGAAGACGTGCGCGAACGCACGCTGACCTCGCTGATGGAGCGTTATCACGTCGATCTGGAACAGGCCGCCCGAGTCGAGCGCAAAGCCTTGCACGCGTTTGACCAAGTCGCGGTGGACTGGGAACTGGATGACGGCATCTGGCGCGAACTACTCGGCTGGGCAGCGAAAGTGCACGAAGTCGGCCTTGATATCGCGCACTATCACTACCACAAACACGGTGCCTACCTGATCGAACACTCGGACCTCGCCGGGTTCTCCCGCGAAGACCAACAGATGCTCGCGCTATTGGTGCGCGGCCATCGCCGCAACATTCCCAAGGACAAGTTTGCCGATTTCGGCGATGACGGTGACAAGCTGATCCGCCTGTGCGTGCTGCTGCGCTTTGCGATCCTGTTCCATCACATTCGTGGCACGCAGACGATGCCGCAGGTGGTGTTGCACGCGAAGGGCAACACCCTGGATGTGGAATTCCCGGAGAACTGGCTGGATGAGAATCAACTGACTCAGGCGGATTTCGGGCTTGAGGCGGATTGGCTGACGCGGGTGGGGATTGTGCTTAACGTTCACTGA
- the hemB gene encoding porphobilinogen synthase has product MSFTSANRLFPATRLRRNRRDDFSRRLVRENVLTVDDLILPVFVLDGENRREAVASMPGVERLTIDLLLEEAAKWVELGIPALALFPVTPAELKSLDAAEAWNPQGIAQRATRALRERFPELGVITDVALDPFTTHGQDGILDEEGYVQNDITVDALVRQALSHAEAGAQVVAPSDMMDGRIQAIREALEIAGHVNVRIMAYSAKYASAYYGPFRDAVGSASNLGKANKASYQMDPANSDEALHEVGADLSEGADMVMVKPGMPYLDILFRVKDAFKVPTFVYQVSGEYAMHMAAIQNGWLSEAVILESLTAFKRAGADGILTYFAVRAAQLLREQK; this is encoded by the coding sequence GTGAGCTTTACCTCAGCCAACCGTTTGTTCCCCGCCACGCGCCTGCGCCGCAATCGCCGTGATGATTTTTCGCGTCGGCTGGTGCGGGAAAATGTGCTGACGGTCGATGACCTGATCCTGCCGGTGTTCGTGCTTGACGGTGAAAACCGCCGCGAAGCCGTGGCCTCGATGCCCGGGGTAGAGCGGTTGACAATCGATCTGCTGCTGGAAGAAGCGGCCAAGTGGGTCGAACTGGGGATTCCGGCGCTGGCGCTGTTCCCGGTCACTCCAGCCGAATTGAAATCCCTCGACGCCGCCGAAGCCTGGAATCCTCAAGGCATCGCCCAGCGCGCCACTCGCGCCTTGCGTGAGCGCTTCCCGGAACTCGGCGTGATCACCGATGTGGCGCTTGATCCGTTCACCACTCACGGTCAGGACGGCATTCTCGACGAAGAAGGCTACGTACAGAACGACATCACCGTCGACGCACTGGTGCGCCAAGCCCTGTCCCATGCCGAAGCCGGCGCTCAGGTCGTCGCGCCATCGGACATGATGGACGGTCGCATTCAAGCGATTCGCGAAGCGCTGGAAATCGCCGGTCACGTCAATGTGCGGATCATGGCCTACTCGGCCAAGTACGCCAGCGCCTATTACGGCCCGTTCCGCGATGCCGTGGGTTCAGCCTCGAACCTCGGCAAGGCCAACAAAGCCTCTTATCAGATGGACCCGGCCAACAGCGACGAAGCGCTGCACGAAGTCGGTGCGGACTTGTCTGAAGGCGCGGACATGGTCATGGTCAAGCCGGGCATGCCCTATCTGGACATTCTTTTCCGGGTAAAAGATGCCTTCAAAGTGCCGACCTTCGTCTATCAGGTTAGCGGCGAATACGCCATGCACATGGCGGCGATCCAGAATGGCTGGTTGAGCGAGGCGGTGATTCTTGAATCACTGACCGCCTTTAAACGTGCCGGCGCTGATGGCATCCTGACTTACTTTGCTGTCCGCGCCGCTCAATTGTTACGAGAGCAGAAATAG
- the trxA gene encoding thioredoxin TrxA yields MSSDLIKHVSDASFEADVLKAEGAVLVDYWAEWCGPCKMIAPVLDEIAETYKGKLTVAKLNIDENQETPAKHGVRGIPTLMLFKNGNVEATKVGALSKSQLAAFLDANI; encoded by the coding sequence ATGAGCAGCGATCTTATCAAACACGTTAGCGACGCTAGCTTCGAAGCCGACGTACTCAAGGCCGAAGGCGCTGTCCTGGTCGATTACTGGGCTGAATGGTGCGGTCCTTGCAAAATGATCGCTCCGGTTCTGGACGAGATTGCCGAGACTTACAAAGGCAAGCTGACCGTTGCCAAACTGAACATCGACGAGAACCAGGAAACCCCGGCCAAGCATGGCGTGCGTGGTATCCCGACCCTGATGCTGTTCAAGAACGGCAACGTAGAAGCGACCAAAGTCGGCGCCCTGTCGAAGTCGCAACTGGCGGCTTTCCTCGACGCCAACATCTAA
- the rho gene encoding transcription termination factor Rho: MNLTELKQKPITELLELAEQMGIENMARSRKQDVIFSLLKKHAKSGEEISGDGVLEILQDGFGFLRSADASYLAGPDDIYVSPSQIRRFNLRTGDTIVGKIRPPKEGERYFALLKVDTINFDRPENAKNKILFENLTPLFPTVRMKMEAGNGSTEDLTGRVIDLCAPIGKGQRGLIVAPPKAGKTIMLQNIAANIARNNPEVHLIVLLIDERPEEVTEMQRTVRGEVVASTFDEPPTRHVQVAEMVIEKAKRLVEHKKDVVILLDSITRLARAYNTVIPSSGKVLTGGVDAHALEKPKRFFGAARNIEEGGSLTIIATALVETGSKMDEVIYEEFKGTGNMELPLDRKIAEKRVFPAININRSGTRREELLTADDELQRMWILRKLLHPMDEVAAIEFLVDKLKTTKTNDEFFLSMKRK; the protein is encoded by the coding sequence ATGAATCTGACTGAACTCAAGCAAAAGCCGATTACCGAACTGCTCGAATTGGCCGAACAGATGGGCATAGAAAATATGGCCCGTTCGCGCAAGCAGGACGTGATTTTCTCCCTGCTGAAAAAGCACGCGAAAAGCGGCGAGGAAATCTCCGGTGATGGCGTGCTGGAGATTCTCCAGGACGGCTTCGGCTTCCTGCGCTCCGCTGACGCTTCCTATCTCGCCGGCCCAGACGACATTTACGTCTCGCCGAGCCAGATCCGCCGTTTCAACTTGCGCACCGGTGACACCATCGTTGGCAAGATTCGCCCTCCAAAGGAAGGCGAGCGGTATTTCGCCCTGCTCAAGGTCGATACGATCAACTTCGATCGTCCTGAGAACGCGAAAAACAAGATTCTCTTCGAGAACCTGACCCCGCTGTTCCCGACCGTGCGCATGAAGATGGAAGCCGGCAACGGTTCCACCGAAGACTTGACCGGTCGTGTGATCGACCTGTGCGCCCCGATCGGCAAAGGCCAGCGTGGTCTGATCGTCGCACCGCCGAAAGCCGGTAAAACGATCATGCTGCAAAACATTGCAGCGAACATCGCCCGTAACAACCCTGAAGTTCACCTGATCGTGCTGCTGATCGACGAACGTCCGGAAGAAGTGACCGAAATGCAGCGCACCGTGCGCGGCGAAGTGGTTGCGTCGACTTTCGACGAGCCGCCGACCCGTCACGTGCAGGTTGCCGAAATGGTGATCGAGAAGGCCAAGCGCCTTGTTGAACACAAGAAAGACGTGGTGATCCTGCTTGACTCCATCACCCGTCTGGCCCGTGCCTACAACACCGTGATCCCGAGCTCCGGCAAGGTATTGACCGGTGGTGTCGATGCCCACGCCCTTGAGAAGCCAAAGCGTTTCTTCGGTGCTGCGCGTAACATCGAAGAAGGCGGCTCGCTGACCATTATCGCCACCGCGCTGGTTGAAACCGGCTCGAAGATGGACGAAGTGATCTACGAAGAGTTCAAGGGTACCGGCAACATGGAACTGCCTCTGGATCGCAAGATCGCCGAGAAGCGTGTGTTCCCTGCAATCAACATCAACCGCTCCGGCACCCGCCGCGAAGAGTTGCTGACGGCCGACGACGAACTGCAGCGTATGTGGATCCTGCGCA
- a CDS encoding amino acid ABC transporter permease, with translation MAYQFDFMPVVQNTDLLLRGALFTLELTAIGALLGVGVGIVGALVRAWNIRPFSAIFGVYVELIRNTPFLVQLFFIFFGLPSLGVQISEWQAAVLAMVINLGAYSTEIIRAGIQAIPRGQLEAAAALALTRFEAFRHVVLLPALGKVWPALSSQIIIVMLGSAVCSQIATEELSFAANFIQSRNFRAFETYALTTLIYLCMALLIRQLLNWIGRRYISRSRA, from the coding sequence ATGGCTTATCAGTTCGATTTCATGCCGGTGGTGCAAAACACCGACCTGTTGCTGCGCGGGGCGCTGTTCACCCTTGAGCTGACAGCCATCGGTGCATTGCTCGGGGTCGGCGTCGGGATTGTCGGGGCGCTGGTGCGGGCGTGGAACATCCGCCCGTTCTCGGCGATCTTCGGCGTCTACGTCGAGTTGATCCGCAACACGCCGTTTCTGGTGCAGTTGTTCTTCATCTTCTTCGGCCTGCCGTCGCTGGGCGTGCAGATTTCCGAATGGCAAGCGGCGGTGCTGGCGATGGTGATCAACCTCGGCGCCTATTCGACGGAGATCATCCGTGCGGGCATTCAAGCGATCCCGCGCGGGCAACTGGAAGCCGCCGCGGCGCTGGCGCTGACCCGCTTCGAGGCGTTCCGCCACGTGGTGCTGTTGCCGGCGTTGGGCAAGGTCTGGCCGGCGCTGAGCAGCCAGATCATCATCGTCATGCTTGGCTCGGCGGTGTGTTCGCAAATCGCCACCGAAGAATTGAGCTTCGCTGCCAACTTCATTCAGTCGCGCAACTTCCGCGCCTTTGAAACCTACGCGCTGACCACGCTGATCTACCTGTGCATGGCGTTGCTGATTCGCCAGTTACTCAATTGGATCGGCCGGCGCTACATCAGCAGGAGCCGCGCATGA
- a CDS encoding FadR/GntR family transcriptional regulator, whose amino-acid sequence MNSISRAVPEVALQAIRKLITEQGFGAGDALPSQRDLALQLGVSRASLREALSSLSALGVVSIQPGKGVFVQSPVELSRGDSAPGWSFAAQASPLDIFQLRYALEGFAAGLAAVTLSTFDLDALEDNVAAMREQLKVGDFEAAAKLDFEFHRRILLASGNQAMLSILTASAEMFLESQKLPFIRAERAMETWHEHRKILRALARRASGAAQKAMQEHVRNAALRTGISFIAPATA is encoded by the coding sequence ATGAACTCGATTTCCCGTGCGGTACCCGAAGTGGCGCTGCAAGCGATCCGCAAACTGATCACCGAACAGGGTTTCGGCGCGGGCGATGCCTTGCCGTCGCAACGGGATCTGGCGCTGCAACTGGGCGTCAGCCGGGCGTCGTTGCGCGAGGCACTGTCATCGTTAAGTGCGCTGGGCGTGGTCAGTATTCAGCCGGGCAAAGGCGTGTTCGTGCAGTCGCCAGTGGAGCTGTCGCGCGGCGATAGCGCGCCGGGGTGGTCATTTGCGGCGCAAGCGTCGCCGCTGGATATCTTTCAATTGCGCTATGCGCTCGAAGGGTTTGCCGCCGGGCTGGCGGCGGTGACGTTGAGTACTTTCGATCTGGATGCGCTGGAAGACAATGTCGCGGCCATGCGCGAGCAATTGAAGGTCGGCGACTTTGAAGCGGCGGCGAAACTCGACTTCGAATTCCACCGACGAATCCTGTTGGCCAGCGGCAATCAGGCGATGCTGAGCATCCTCACCGCCAGCGCCGAGATGTTCCTGGAGAGCCAGAAACTACCGTTCATCCGCGCCGAACGTGCGATGGAAACCTGGCATGAACACCGCAAGATCCTCCGGGCCCTTGCGCGCCGGGCGTCGGGTGCGGCGCAAAAAGCCATGCAGGAACACGTGCGCAACGCCGCCCTGCGTACCGGAATTTCCTTCATTGCCCCCGCCACGGCGTGA
- the ppk1 gene encoding polyphosphate kinase 1 codes for MNTEGLTEVAVKEAQPVVEQITETPPELEPAPPAPVTEPVAAAPVIAIPGLDDSSLYIHRELSQLQFNIRVLEQALDESYPLLERLKFLLIFSSNLDEFFEIRVAGLKKQITFAREQAGADGLQPHQALARISELVHGHVDRQYAILNDILLPELEKHQVRFIRRRHWTVKIKTWVRRYFRDEIAPIITPIGLDPTHPFPLLVNKSLNFIVELEGIDAFGRDSGLAIIPAPRLLPRIIKVPEEVGGPGDNYVFLSSMIHAHADDLFQGMKVKGCYQFRLTRNADLALDSEDVEDLARALRGELFSRRYGDAVRLEVADTCPKHLSDYLLKQFNLSESELYQVNGPVNLTRLFSITGLDSHPELQYTPFTPQIPKLLQNSENIFSVVSKQDILLLHPFESFTPVVDLLRQAAKDPHVLAVRQTLYRSGANSEIVDALVDAARNGKEVTAVIELRARFDEESNLQLASRLQAAGAVVIYGVVGFKTHAKMMLILRREAGEIVRYAHLGTGNYHAGNAKLYTDYSLLTSDDALCEDVGKLFSQLIGMGKTLRMKKLLHAPFTLKKGMLDMITRETQFALDGKPAHIIAKFNSLTDPKIIRALYKASQSGVRIDLVVRGMCCLRPGIAGVSHNIHVRSIIGRFLEHTRVFYFLNGGDEQMFLSSADWMERNLDKRVETCFPVEGKKLLTRVKKELELYLTDNTHSWSLQSDGRYIRNTPTGNQNPRSAQATLLERLGSPILPVSS; via the coding sequence ATGAATACCGAAGGACTCACGGAAGTTGCAGTAAAAGAAGCTCAACCGGTGGTCGAGCAAATCACCGAAACCCCGCCGGAGCTGGAGCCTGCGCCACCCGCGCCGGTCACCGAACCTGTCGCGGCGGCGCCAGTGATTGCGATACCGGGCCTGGATGACAGCAGCCTGTACATCCACCGTGAGCTTTCGCAACTGCAATTCAATATCCGCGTGCTGGAACAGGCGCTGGACGAGTCCTATCCGCTGCTGGAGCGCTTGAAGTTCCTGCTGATCTTCTCCAGCAACCTCGATGAATTTTTCGAGATCCGCGTCGCCGGTCTGAAGAAGCAGATCACCTTCGCCCGTGAACAGGCCGGTGCTGACGGCTTGCAGCCGCATCAAGCGCTGGCGCGGATCAGCGAGCTGGTGCACGGTCATGTTGATCGTCAGTACGCGATCCTCAACGACATTCTGTTGCCGGAGCTGGAAAAGCATCAGGTGCGCTTCATCCGTCGCCGCCACTGGACGGTCAAGATCAAAACCTGGGTGCGCCGCTACTTCCGCGACGAGATCGCACCGATCATCACCCCGATCGGCCTCGATCCGACTCACCCGTTCCCGTTGCTGGTGAACAAGAGCCTGAACTTCATCGTCGAGCTGGAAGGCATCGACGCCTTCGGTCGCGACTCCGGTCTGGCGATCATCCCGGCACCGCGTCTGTTGCCACGGATCATCAAGGTGCCGGAAGAAGTCGGTGGCCCGGGCGACAACTATGTGTTCCTGTCGTCGATGATCCACGCCCACGCCGATGACCTGTTCCAGGGCATGAAGGTTAAAGGCTGCTACCAGTTCCGCCTGACCCGAAACGCCGACCTGGCGCTCGACTCCGAAGACGTCGAAGACCTGGCTCGCGCCCTGCGTGGCGAGTTGTTCTCGCGTCGTTACGGCGATGCGGTGCGTCTGGAAGTCGCTGACACCTGCCCGAAACATCTCTCGGACTACCTGCTCAAGCAGTTCAACCTGAGCGAGAGCGAGCTGTATCAGGTCAATGGCCCGGTCAACCTGACGCGGCTGTTCAGTATCACCGGTCTGGACAGCCATCCGGAGCTGCAATACACGCCGTTCACCCCGCAGATCCCGAAACTGCTGCAGAACAGCGAAAACATTTTCAGTGTGGTCAGCAAGCAGGACATCCTGCTGCTGCACCCGTTCGAGTCGTTCACCCCGGTGGTCGACCTGCTGCGTCAGGCGGCAAAAGACCCGCACGTTCTCGCGGTGCGCCAGACCCTGTACCGTTCCGGCGCCAACTCCGAGATCGTCGATGCGCTGGTGGATGCCGCGCGTAACGGCAAGGAAGTGACGGCGGTCATTGAGCTACGTGCGCGGTTCGACGAAGAATCCAACCTGCAACTGGCCAGCCGTCTGCAAGCGGCCGGTGCGGTAGTGATTTACGGTGTGGTTGGCTTCAAGACCCACGCCAAGATGATGCTGATCCTGCGTCGCGAAGCCGGCGAGATCGTCCGTTACGCGCACCTCGGCACCGGTAACTACCACGCCGGTAACGCCAAGCTGTACACCGACTACAGCCTGCTGACTTCCGACGACGCCTTGTGCGAAGACGTCGGCAAACTGTTCAGTCAATTGATCGGCATGGGTAAAACCCTGCGCATGAAGAAGCTGCTGCATGCGCCGTTCACGCTGAAGAAAGGCATGCTCGACATGATCACCCGCGAGACGCAGTTTGCGCTCGACGGCAAACCGGCGCACATCATCGCCAAGTTCAACTCGCTGACCGATCCGAAGATCATCCGCGCGCTGTACAAGGCCAGCCAGTCAGGCGTGCGCATCGATCTGGTGGTGCGCGGCATGTGCTGCCTGCGTCCGGGGATTGCCGGGGTTTCGCACAATATCCATGTGCGTTCGATCATCGGCCGCTTCCTTGAGCACACGCGAGTGTTCTACTTCCTCAATGGCGGTGACGAGCAGATGTTCCTCTCCAGCGCCGACTGGATGGAGCGCAACCTCGACAAGCGCGTAGAGACTTGCTTCCCGGTGGAAGGCAAGAAGCTGCTGACCCGGGTGAAGAAAGAGCTGGAGCTGTATTTGACTGACAATACCCATAGCTGGAGTTTGCAGTCGGATGGCCGTTACATTCGCAACACGCCGACCGGTAACCAGAACCCGAGGAGTGCGCAGGCGACGTTGCTGGAGCGGTTGGGTAGCCCGATTTTGCCGGTGAGCAGCTAA
- a CDS encoding amino acid ABC transporter ATP-binding protein, with the protein MPLLRISALHKYYGDHHVLKGIDLSVEEGQVVAIIGRSGSGKSTLLRTLNGLESINDGVIEVDGEYLDAARADLRSLRQKVGMVFQQFNLFPHLTVGENVMLAPQVVQKVPKAKAVELAREMLERVGLGEKFDAFPDRLSGGQQQRVAIARALAMSPKVLLCDEITSALDPELVNEVLSVVRQLAKEGMTLIMVTHEMRFAREVGDKLVFMHHGKVHEVGDPKVLFANPQTVELANFIGTVEATA; encoded by the coding sequence ATGCCTCTGCTTAGAATTTCCGCCCTGCATAAATACTACGGCGATCACCACGTGCTCAAAGGCATCGACCTCAGCGTCGAGGAAGGCCAGGTCGTGGCAATCATCGGCCGCAGCGGCTCAGGCAAATCCACCCTGCTGCGCACCCTCAATGGCCTGGAGTCGATCAACGACGGCGTGATCGAAGTCGACGGCGAATACCTCGACGCCGCCCGCGCCGACCTGCGCAGTCTGCGGCAGAAAGTCGGCATGGTGTTTCAGCAGTTCAATCTGTTCCCGCATCTGACCGTGGGCGAAAACGTCATGCTCGCGCCGCAAGTGGTGCAGAAAGTGCCGAAAGCCAAAGCGGTGGAGCTGGCGCGCGAGATGCTGGAACGTGTAGGCCTTGGCGAAAAGTTCGATGCGTTCCCGGATCGGTTGTCCGGCGGTCAGCAACAGCGCGTGGCAATCGCTCGGGCGCTGGCAATGTCGCCGAAGGTTTTGCTGTGCGACGAGATCACCTCGGCGCTCGACCCGGAACTGGTCAATGAAGTGCTCAGCGTCGTGCGGCAACTGGCCAAGGAAGGAATGACGCTGATCATGGTCACCCACGAAATGCGCTTCGCCCGCGAGGTCGGGGATAAATTGGTGTTCATGCACCATGGCAAGGTGCATGAGGTGGGGGATCCGAAGGTGTTGTTTGCCAATCCGCAGACGGTGGAGCTGGCGAATTTCATTGGCACGGTGGAAGCGACAGCCTGA
- a CDS encoding amino acid ABC transporter permease: MSDFTFWDILRNLLVGLQWTLALSLVAFIGGGLVGLLILIMRISKNSVSSSIARTWIELFQGTPLLMQLFLVFFGVALAGIEISPWMAAAIALTLFTSAYLAEIWRGCVESISNGQWEASASLALNPLEQLRYVILPQALRIAVAPTVGFSVQVVKGTAVTSIIGFTELTKTGGMLANATFEPFMVYGLVALGYFLLCYPLSLSARYLERRLHASA, translated from the coding sequence ATGAGCGATTTCACCTTCTGGGACATCCTGCGCAACCTGCTCGTCGGCCTGCAATGGACGCTGGCGTTGTCGCTGGTTGCGTTTATTGGCGGCGGCCTCGTCGGGTTGCTGATCCTGATCATGCGCATCTCGAAAAACTCTGTGTCGAGCAGCATCGCCCGTACCTGGATCGAACTGTTCCAGGGCACGCCGCTGTTGATGCAGTTGTTTCTGGTGTTCTTTGGCGTGGCCTTGGCCGGGATCGAAATCTCGCCGTGGATGGCCGCGGCGATTGCCCTGACCTTGTTTACCAGTGCCTATCTGGCGGAGATCTGGCGCGGTTGCGTCGAATCGATCTCCAATGGCCAGTGGGAAGCGTCGGCGAGTCTGGCGCTCAATCCGCTGGAGCAACTGCGCTACGTGATCCTGCCACAGGCTTTGCGCATTGCCGTAGCGCCGACCGTGGGCTTTTCGGTGCAGGTGGTCAAAGGCACCGCGGTGACCTCGATCATTGGCTTCACCGAGCTGACCAAGACCGGCGGCATGCTCGCCAACGCCACCTTCGAACCGTTCATGGTCTACGGCCTCGTCGCCCTCGGCTACTTCCTGCTCTGCTACCCCTTGTCCCTTAGTGCGCGTTACCTGGAAAGGAGACTGCATGCCTCTGCTTAG
- a CDS encoding VTT domain-containing protein, with translation MLQQFLHDFGYFALFLGTFFEGETILVLAGFLAFRGYMDINLVVVVAFFGSYAGDQLWYFLGRKHGRKLLARKPRWQLMGDRALEHIRKHPDIWVLSFRFVYGLRTVMPVAIGLSGYPPGRYLLLNGIGAAIWATALAAAAYHFGAVLEGMLGSIKKYELWVLGALLILGVGLWLRRRFKNARLAKQVYADEQAAKAALLNQAEAAKPAEPKTPAE, from the coding sequence ATGCTCCAACAATTTCTGCATGACTTTGGCTACTTTGCCTTGTTCCTCGGCACGTTTTTCGAAGGCGAAACCATTCTGGTGCTCGCGGGCTTCCTCGCGTTTCGTGGATACATGGACATCAACCTGGTGGTGGTCGTGGCGTTCTTCGGCAGCTATGCCGGCGATCAGCTGTGGTACTTCCTCGGCCGCAAGCACGGGCGAAAATTGCTCGCGCGCAAACCGCGCTGGCAGCTGATGGGCGACCGCGCGCTGGAGCATATTCGCAAGCATCCGGACATCTGGGTGCTGAGTTTCCGTTTCGTTTACGGTCTGCGCACGGTGATGCCGGTGGCGATCGGCCTGTCGGGGTATCCGCCGGGACGTTATCTGCTGCTCAACGGCATCGGTGCGGCGATCTGGGCGACCGCGCTGGCCGCCGCTGCTTACCACTTCGGTGCAGTGCTGGAAGGCATGCTTGGCAGCATCAAGAAATACGAACTGTGGGTGCTCGGTGCGCTGCTGATTCTTGGCGTTGGCCTGTGGCTGCGCCGCCGCTTCAAGAATGCGCGGCTGGCCAAACAGGTCTACGCCGACGAGCAAGCCGCGAAAGCTGCACTGCTGAATCAGGCCGAAGCGGCCAAGCCTGCCGAACCGAAGACGCCAGCCGAGTAA